One Phaseolus vulgaris cultivar G19833 chromosome 2, P. vulgaris v2.0, whole genome shotgun sequence DNA window includes the following coding sequences:
- the LOC137809717 gene encoding uncharacterized protein, translating to MEAKQHKLTLEITLMSGENISVDRNSIAEKAYVVVRAESLNCCTTKMVNGDDGMHAWNEKMLLEVPSYARSVTFEVQSKKFKGVRPVGVARIALSDLLIDKNDNVLSESVSQMFCYGLRNWEGRRNGIIHFSVRVMNNLSSETKQEKDIKMMKFREIENGVIGFHVNHKKPRNVVIGIPC from the coding sequence ATGGAGGCAAAACAACACAAACTCACCTTGGAAATTACACTTATGTCGGGAGAAAATATAAGTGTAGATCGAAATTCAATAGCGGAGAAGGCATACGTTGTTGTTCGTGCCGAGTCTCTGAACTGCTGTACGACTAAAATGGTGAATGGAGATGATGGAATGCATGCATGGAATGAAAAAATGTTGTTAGAGGTTCCTTCATATGCAAGGTCTGTTACCTTTGAGGTCCAAAGCAAGAAATTCAAAGGAGTTCGCCCTGTTGGGGTAGCAAGGATTGCTCTTTCAGATTTACTTATCGACAAAAACGATAATGTTTTGTCCGAAAGTGTGTCTCAAATGTTTTGTTACGGTTTGAGGAATTGGGAAGGTCGACGTAATGGGATTATTCATTTCTCAGTAAGGGTGATGAATAACTTGTCTTCAGAAACAAAACAAGAGAAAGACATAAAGATGATGAAGTTTAGAGAAATTGAGAATGGAGTTATAGGGTTTCATGTCAATCATAAGAAACCAAGAAATGTTGTCATTGGCATTCCTTGTTAA
- the LOC137809397 gene encoding uncharacterized protein, producing MAAKQHKLTLEITLMSGENISVDRNSIAEKAYVVVRAESLNCCTTKMVNGDDGMHAWNEKILLEVPSYARSVTFEVQSKKFKGVRPVGVARIALSDLLIDKNDNVLSESVSQMFCYGLRNWEGRRNGIIHFSVRVMNNLSSETKQEKDIKMMKFREIENGVIGFHVNPRKPRNVVIGIPC from the coding sequence ATGGCGGCAAAACAACACAAACTCACCTTGGAGATTACACTTATGTCGGGAGAAAATATAAGTGTAGATCGAAATTCAATAGCGGAGAAGGCATATGTTGTTGTTCGTGCCGAGTCTCTGAACTGTTGCACGACTAAAATGGTGAATGGAGATGATGGAATGCATGCATGGaatgaaaaaatattgttaGAGGTTCCTTCATATGCAAGGTCTGTTACCTTTGAGGTCCAAAGCAAGAAATTCAAAGGAGTTCGCCCTGTTGGGGTAGCAAGGATTGCTCTTTCAGATTTACTTATCGACAAAAACGATAATGTTTTGTCCGAAAGTGTGTCTCAAATGTTTTGTTACGGTTTGAGGAATTGGGAAGGTCGACGTAATGGGATTATTCATTTCTCAGTAAGGGTGATGAATAACTTGTCTTCAGAAACAAAACAAGAGAAAGACATAAAGATGATGAAATTTAGAGAAATTGAGAATGGAGTTATAGGGTTTCATGTCAATCCTAGGAAACCAAGAAATGTTGTCATTGGCATTCCTTGTTAA